A genomic region of Canis aureus isolate CA01 chromosome 16, VMU_Caureus_v.1.0, whole genome shotgun sequence contains the following coding sequences:
- the LCN2 gene encoding neutrophil gelatinase-associated lipocalin isoform X1 has product MTQVLLWLGLALLGSLQVQTQDSTPSLIPAPPPLKVPLQPDFQHDQFQGKWYVIGIAGNILKKEGHGQLKMYTTTYELKDDQSYNVTSTLLRNERCDYWNRDFVPSFQPGQFSLGDIQLYPGVQSYLVQVVATNYNQYALVYFRKVYKSQEYFKITLYGRTKELPLELKKEFIRFAKSIGLTEDHIIFPVPIDQCIDE; this is encoded by the exons ATGACCCAAGTTCTCCTGTGGCTGGGCCTTGCCTTGCTGGGGTCCTTGCAGGTCCAGACCCAGGACTCCACCCCAAGTCTGATCCCAGCCCCGCCTCCGCTCAAGGTGCCACTGCAGCCTGACTTCCAGCATGACCAG TTCCAGGGGAAATGGTACGTCATCGGCATAGCAGGgaatatattaaagaaagaagGACATGGCCAGCTTAAGATGTATACCACCACCTATGAGCTGAAAGATGACCAGAGCTACAATGTCACCTCCACCCTACTCAG GAATGAGCGCTGTGACTACTGGAACAGAGATTTTGTCCCAAGTTTCCAGCCTGGCCAGTTCAGCCTGGGCGACATTCAGC TTTACCCTGGAGTACAGAGCTACCTGGTGCAAGTGGTGGCCACCAACTACAACCAGTATGCCTTGGTGTACTTCCGGAAAGTCTACAAAAGCCAGGAGTACTTCAAGATCACCCTCTATG GGAGGACGAAGGAGCTGCCCCTGGAACTGAAGAAGGAATTCATCAGGTTTGCCAAATCCATAGGCCTCACGGAAGACCACATCATCTTCCCTGTCCCCATTG ACCAGTGCATTGATGAGTGA
- the LCN2 gene encoding neutrophil gelatinase-associated lipocalin isoform X2, with amino-acid sequence MTQVLLWLGLALLGSLQVQTQDSTPSLIPAPPPLKVPLQPDFQHDQFQGKWYVIGIAGNILKKEGHGQLKMYTTTYELKDDQSYNVTSTLLRNERCDYWNRDFVPSFQPGQFSLGDIQLYPGVQSYLVQVVATNYNQYALVYFRKVYKSQEYFKITLYGRTKELPLELKKEFIRFAKSIGLTEDHIIFPVPIGAPCLSPPGRPHTNL; translated from the exons ATGACCCAAGTTCTCCTGTGGCTGGGCCTTGCCTTGCTGGGGTCCTTGCAGGTCCAGACCCAGGACTCCACCCCAAGTCTGATCCCAGCCCCGCCTCCGCTCAAGGTGCCACTGCAGCCTGACTTCCAGCATGACCAG TTCCAGGGGAAATGGTACGTCATCGGCATAGCAGGgaatatattaaagaaagaagGACATGGCCAGCTTAAGATGTATACCACCACCTATGAGCTGAAAGATGACCAGAGCTACAATGTCACCTCCACCCTACTCAG GAATGAGCGCTGTGACTACTGGAACAGAGATTTTGTCCCAAGTTTCCAGCCTGGCCAGTTCAGCCTGGGCGACATTCAGC TTTACCCTGGAGTACAGAGCTACCTGGTGCAAGTGGTGGCCACCAACTACAACCAGTATGCCTTGGTGTACTTCCGGAAAGTCTACAAAAGCCAGGAGTACTTCAAGATCACCCTCTATG GGAGGACGAAGGAGCTGCCCCTGGAACTGAAGAAGGAATTCATCAGGTTTGCCAAATCCATAGGCCTCACGGAAGACCACATCATCTTCCCTGTCCCCATTG gtgctccctgtctctctccaccCGGTCGCCCTCACACCAACCTCTGA
- the BBLN gene encoding bublin coiled-coil protein, which produces MSGPNGDLGLPVEAGAEGEDDGFGEAEYAAINSMLDQINSCLDHLEEKNDHLHARLQELLESNRQTRLEFQQQLGEAPPDASP; this is translated from the exons ATGTCGGGCCCCAACGGGGACCTGGGCTTGCCGGTGGAGGCGGGCGCGGAAGGCGAGGACGACGGCTTCGGGGAAGCAG aATATGCTGCCATCAACTCCATGTTGGACCAGATCAACTCCTGTCTAGACCACCTAGAGGAGAAGAATGACCACCTCCATGCCCGCCTCCAGGAGCTGCTTGAGTCCAACCGGCAGACACGCCTTGAGTTCCAGCAGCAGCTTGGGGAGGCCCCTCCTGATGCCAGTCCTTAG